CGTGAGGTGAAAATCGCTTGGTATTGTGCAGGGCCCTCGGGACGAGCCCAGCCCTCAATGGCGAAGCCGTTCTGCAAGTTCACCGGCGGCTTACGGTCGGGTTCGATGTAGCTTTCGCCGTTGAAGTAAACGCCGCGCTCCGCATCGTCCGCGTCGTCATTTTCTTTCAACTCGGCAGGCCAGTTGCCAATCGGCAACCCGTCATGGCCATTTTGAGTGAGGTCGAGCACGCGGCGATTCTTCCGCACGCGGTACAGCGGCCAGTAGGCAACCGGACGATCGCCGAGGACGAGCTGCTGGTACTTGCTGAGCTGCTTTTCAATGTCGCTCCACTCGGTGACGATTCGCGGCAGCGGCCCGCGATCAGTCGTACGCAACGCGCCTTTGGCGCTACTTGGTTCAGCCACGATCCCTTCGCCAGAGTGGAGCACGCGAATCTTCTCGCCTTCGACGCGCTCCTGCGGCGTCGTCATCAGCGTGACGACCCCCTCGGAGACATAGATCGACGCGGAATCGTCATCGGAGGCTTCGAACGCGACGCTGGCGTCGAGACATTCGGCGGTGAGGAGCGGCGTTTGCAGCAACAGTCGTTGTCCGCCGCGCGCAGAGAGCCGGCCGCTGCGGACAAAGACGCTTTCGTTGCCGACGAGCGAAAACTCAGCAGGACCTTCAATTAGTAGCTCCGGACCGTCGTCGAGCTGAATCCGCATGAAGCCGACGGGTATCTGCACCACTTCGCCGCAGCGGAGCACCTGGCCGACTTGCATCGAGGAGCTGATCGCTTCCGCTGAGGCGTCGAGCGACAGGCCGCTGATTTTGCCGAGCTGCGTTTCTTGCAGCAGCGGCACTGGCGAGGCCGCCACCGGGGCGACGGTTCGCGGCGTCTCTTGTTCTTTCTCTGCCAGCAGGGGCGCCCAGCCTTGTTGAAAGAGGGCCACGGCCGCTGCCCCGGCGACGAACGCGATGCCGGCAGCCGCAGCCCAGGAAGGAAACCAACGCGACTTAAGATGGCGAACCCGCGGCGTCGCCGTCGAGGCTTCCGCTGACGCATCGCGTCGTGACGCCGCGGCGAGGCTCGGCCCGACGGAAGTTTCCGCCGGCGAAGGGGCCGAGGCATCGCCTGCAACAAGTGGTTCGTGCAACAGGAGATACGCCAGCCCCTCGCGGAGGTGGATGGCTTCCAGGTAGCGCCGTTGAGCCGCAGGGTTGTCGGCGATCAGCGTACGCAGACGTTCCCACTCCGTCGCGTCGAGATCGGCGATCGTCAGCTGATCGAGCAGCGGTTCGAGTTCGTCGTTGGGAAAGTCGATGCTCATTGAGGGTAGCCTTCCTGGCGTAACGAAACGCGAATACAGCGTTCCAGCCCTTTGCGAATGCGAGAGAGCGCCGTGTAGACGGCGTTGACGTCCTGGCCGCGACCGGCGGCGAGTTGTTGAACCGAAAGCCCGCGCCAGTAACGTTGGCCGAGCATTTCGCGCTGCCTCTGCGGCAGCTTTTCCAAACAGCCTCGCAGTGCTTGGTGGCGGGATTCAAGGAAGTCGGAAGTCTCGGCGTGAACGGCGGCGATCTGCTCGATCAAGCGGTCGTCGAACGAGACCCGCGACGATCCGTAGCGTCGCGAGTAGCTCATCAGTTCGAACCGGGCGATCGTGCACATCCATCTCACCAATTCTTCGTCGGGGGTCGCCTCGACGTAAGTAAACGTGTGGAGCTTCTGCCAAGCGACGAGATAAGTTGCCTGAACGACTTCGTCGACGGCGTCGGCGCTGGCGGCGGCGAGCGAAACGATGAACGACCGCACGCGGCGTTCATGTCGTGCGATGAGCACGACAAACTGATCAGGGCTCAGCGGCTTTTCGCTCACGGCGGCCAAACCGGGGTTGGTGGAAATGCGGAAATAGAAATCATCGGCGCATCATGCGCCGTCGTCCGCCCTTCCTGCCCCGCACGCTATGCGGCGGCGGCAGGGAACCTTACAGAAAAATTCATATTAACTTCGTAAAGTTCGCCCGCCGGCCAGAATTGCCGAGAAATCGCGGGTACTAGCACCGCGAGCCATATCGCGGCACAAGGCGAGCCGAAGGCTTCAGGCCTTCGGTAAACCACCAATCGACGCAATGCCAGCAGAGGATAAGAAGAGTAGCCGCACCGCCACGCGGTCCGGGCAGCGTCGCGCTCGGCTTGGAAATGTGGAGAGGCTCGCAACGCCTCCGGCTAATCGTTGGCGCCTGCGGGAATGGTTATCCGCGAGGACGCCGTTTACGCACGGACCTTCCAGTCGAACGGCAAGTAGGCATGCTCGAACGTCCCGTCGCTGTAGAGGTCGATCAACCCGTAGCCTTCGTCGCTGCGCCGCGGATCGCCGTTCCACCAGTCGCCGCAGACGGCGCCGTCGCAAATGTAGGTGATGCCGTCGACGTCGCAGCGATCGTTCAGGTGCATGTGACCGCTGAGGCAGAGCTTCACATTGCCATGCTTTTTGAACAGCGTGTGCAGCGCCGTCCCGTCGAGGTGCAACAGGCCGCCGGGGACGCGCTGATAGTCTTCGGTGACGGCTTCGTGATCAAACGAAAACGGCGTGACGGAGATGATCGGAATGTGCGAGACAACGACAATCGGCGTCGTCTTCGGCGTTTGCTCCAACTCGGTTTCTAGCCACGCCCGCTGCTCGGCGTCGAGGCCGCTGGTGTAGCGCTTCTCGAACGGACGGACGCTGTCGAGAACGATGAACTTCCATCCGCCCTGCTCGAACGTATGGTATGGCTTTGCCAGGCCGTACATCTCCAGCGCCCACGCCTTGCCGGCAAACTCCGAATCGTCCCAGCCGCGGCCATCGTGATTGCCGAGGCAATGTTGCACGGGGAGCGAGCAGTCTTGTTTAAAGACCGTGTTTAGCAGATTGGCAAGCTGCTGGCTCCGCTGGTGCGTGGCGCCAAACGCATCGAATACCGCGTCGCCGCCGGTGACGATCAGCTCCACCGGATCTTTGTGCGATTGAACATGGTGCAGACACTGGGCCAAACCATCGCCAGCGCCTTGCTCGGGCTTGACGTGAATGTCGGTCAGATGCGCGAACCGCAATGTCCGTTGCCGCTCCGCGGGCGCGGCTGCGACGGCCGAGCCGGCGCCGAAGCTAAGCAGCGGCGCCGCGGCCGCTCCGAAGGCGCCCCATTGCAGGCAGCTGCGGCGGGTAATGATGTTCGACGATTGAGGATCGGTAGGCATCTGTTGAACTCCTGCGATTGTTCTCGCTCGGCGTTGGCCGCCAGTACGACAAGATCGCCATTCAGCATAGCAGAAGTCGGTGAACTCCTGGAGCAGAGAGAGGCCGTGAAATGAGACAGTGTTGCGCCCGTCGGATCCCGCGGCTAGCCGTGTGAATTCGCAGCATGCGCTGAACGCCCTGCCCCGCCGTCGTCATTGACGCATCGCTCGTTACCACTGGTGCGGCAAATGCTGTAGGCTAGAGGGATCTCTGCAGCCGAAGTCTTTTCATCTTGGATGCGCTATGCGAGGAATCTTGTCGATGAATGTTGTGCCCCAGCGCGTGCTTGTCGCACGATTGCTTACGGTCGTCGGTTTGGCTTGCGTAGCGCTCAGCTCAACCTCGTCGCAAGCCGCAGCGCCGCCCGAGCGTCCCAACGTCGTCGTGATTTTCATCGACGACATGGGCTACGCCGACATCGGCCCCTTCGGCGCCACCGCTTACAAGACGCCGAATCTCGATCGCATGGCGGCGGAGGGGCGAAAGTTCACCGACTTCCATTCCGCAACGGCCGTCTGTTCCGCCTCGCGGGCCGCATTGCTGACCGGCTGCTATCCCGAACGCGTGAGTATTCTCGGCGCCTTGCGGCCTGATTCGCAGACCGGCATCAGCGACAAAGAGCGGACGTTCGCGGAGCTTTGTCAGGACCACGGCTATGCGACCGCCATCTTTGGCAAGTGGCACCTCGGCGATCGCCGCCGCTTCCTGCCGCTGCAGCATGGGTTTGACGAATACTACGGTCTGCCTTACTCAAACGACATGTGGCCCCGCGGACCGCGCGGCGAAGAGCTGCCGCCCGAATCGCCGAAGAAGAAAAACAATTACCCGAACTTGCGATTGTTCGATGGCGACGAAGTCGTCGATGAAGATGTGACCGGCGAGGACCAAACGCATCTCACGAAGGATTACACTCGCCGCGCGGTCGACTTTATCGATCGTCACGCGAAGGAGCCCTTCTTTCTCTACGTGCCGCATTCGATGGTGCATGTGCCGCTGTACGTGTCGCCCGAGTTTGAAGGAAAGAGCGGCGCGGGTCTGTTCGGCGATACTGTGATGGAACTCGATTGGTCCGTAGGCGAGATTCTCGCCGCGCTCAAACGAAACGGCCTCGATGAAAAGACGCTCGTCGTGTTCACTGCGGATAACGGCCCCTGGCTTAACTACGGCGATCATGCCGGTTCGGCCGGCCCGCTGCGAGAGGGAAAGGGAACGATGTTTGAAGGAGGCTACCGCGTCCCCTGCGTCATGCGGATGCCGGGCACGATTCCCGCCGGCACCGAGTGCGACGAGTTTTGCGTGACGTTCGATTTGTTGCCGACGGTGGCGAAGCTGCTCGGCGACGAGCCATCGACAGAGCGTCCGATCGACGGCAAAGATATTTGGCCGCTGATCACTGGCGTTGATGGCGCCAAGACGCCGCACAAAGAGTTCTACTGCTATTACGGTCGCGAACTTCACGCGGTGCGCGACGGACGCTGGAAGCTCCATTTGAAGCATCCGTACCGCACGCTCGACGGAAAGCCGGGCGGCAAGGGGGGCTACCCTGTCGAGTACAAGCAGACGCAGACGGGCGTCGAGCTTTACGACCTGCAGAACGACGTCGGCGAAACGAAGAACGTCGCAGCCGAGCATCCCGAGATTGTCGCCCGCCTGACCGCCGCCGCGGAGCGGGCTCGCGAACAATTCGGCGACGTCCTGACGCAGCGAGAAACAGGCTCCAGCGTCCGCCCGCCGGGGCAAGGCCGCCGGCAAGCGAGGAACTAAGGCCGCAGAAGCCGCTGTTTTCTCGGTACTGCCGCCCCTTATTGCCCATCTGCCGCGACGCTACCGACGAGCGCAGGTTCGGGTAGAATGGGGAGCTATGCGCTGGCCTCTCCCTCACAGCACCCGGGTCCACATGCCTCGCTCCAGACCTCGCGGCGTCGCCGTTATGGCGCTGGCGATCGCCGCTTTGCTCGGTTCGATCGCCCAGGCCGCTTCGCAGCCGAACATTCTGTTCATCTTCACCGATGATCAC
This sequence is a window from Lacipirellula parvula. Protein-coding genes within it:
- a CDS encoding sulfatase yields the protein MNVVPQRVLVARLLTVVGLACVALSSTSSQAAAPPERPNVVVIFIDDMGYADIGPFGATAYKTPNLDRMAAEGRKFTDFHSATAVCSASRAALLTGCYPERVSILGALRPDSQTGISDKERTFAELCQDHGYATAIFGKWHLGDRRRFLPLQHGFDEYYGLPYSNDMWPRGPRGEELPPESPKKKNNYPNLRLFDGDEVVDEDVTGEDQTHLTKDYTRRAVDFIDRHAKEPFFLYVPHSMVHVPLYVSPEFEGKSGAGLFGDTVMELDWSVGEILAALKRNGLDEKTLVVFTADNGPWLNYGDHAGSAGPLREGKGTMFEGGYRVPCVMRMPGTIPAGTECDEFCVTFDLLPTVAKLLGDEPSTERPIDGKDIWPLITGVDGAKTPHKEFYCYYGRELHAVRDGRWKLHLKHPYRTLDGKPGGKGGYPVEYKQTQTGVELYDLQNDVGETKNVAAEHPEIVARLTAAAERAREQFGDVLTQRETGSSVRPPGQGRRQARN
- a CDS encoding LamG domain-containing protein; this translates as MSIDFPNDELEPLLDQLTIADLDATEWERLRTLIADNPAAQRRYLEAIHLREGLAYLLLHEPLVAGDASAPSPAETSVGPSLAAASRRDASAEASTATPRVRHLKSRWFPSWAAAAGIAFVAGAAAVALFQQGWAPLLAEKEQETPRTVAPVAASPVPLLQETQLGKISGLSLDASAEAISSSMQVGQVLRCGEVVQIPVGFMRIQLDDGPELLIEGPAEFSLVGNESVFVRSGRLSARGGQRLLLQTPLLTAECLDASVAFEASDDDSASIYVSEGVVTLMTTPQERVEGEKIRVLHSGEGIVAEPSSAKGALRTTDRGPLPRIVTEWSDIEKQLSKYQQLVLGDRPVAYWPLYRVRKNRRVLDLTQNGHDGLPIGNWPAELKENDDADDAERGVYFNGESYIEPDRKPPVNLQNGFAIEGWARPEGPAQYQAIFTSRWVLESYTPNQQCFGITLYAGDNNQWEFWTGVGKRGKLWNVMESPKKIDREEWSHVVGVFTPTDVSEPGFMRGIGRLYVNGEEVLQHEQEVSLTDFDWPARIGAAEFVPRYLTSWLFKGRLSDIALYGYPLEPQRIKEHYQVGQPTVSSKTSALRPSSPWLLASLGRSSAP
- a CDS encoding metallophosphoesterase family protein — translated: MPTDPQSSNIITRRSCLQWGAFGAAAAPLLSFGAGSAVAAAPAERQRTLRFAHLTDIHVKPEQGAGDGLAQCLHHVQSHKDPVELIVTGGDAVFDAFGATHQRSQQLANLLNTVFKQDCSLPVQHCLGNHDGRGWDDSEFAGKAWALEMYGLAKPYHTFEQGGWKFIVLDSVRPFEKRYTSGLDAEQRAWLETELEQTPKTTPIVVVSHIPIISVTPFSFDHEAVTEDYQRVPGGLLHLDGTALHTLFKKHGNVKLCLSGHMHLNDRCDVDGITYICDGAVCGDWWNGDPRRSDEGYGLIDLYSDGTFEHAYLPFDWKVRA
- a CDS encoding sigma-70 family RNA polymerase sigma factor → MSEKPLSPDQFVVLIARHERRVRSFIVSLAAASADAVDEVVQATYLVAWQKLHTFTYVEATPDEELVRWMCTIARFELMSYSRRYGSSRVSFDDRLIEQIAAVHAETSDFLESRHQALRGCLEKLPQRQREMLGQRYWRGLSVQQLAAGRGQDVNAVYTALSRIRKGLERCIRVSLRQEGYPQ